One stretch of Saccharomonospora xinjiangensis XJ-54 DNA includes these proteins:
- a CDS encoding MFS transporter — MSEGLVTPEGAHKRLNRLLGSSAFANLGDGIAKVAFPLLAATATRDPVLIAGLSAAQFLPWLLFGVLAGALLDRIDRRRAVVVANTVRAVVVGLLGLLVHLDAANIWLIYAAALLVGLAETVADSATNVLIPSVVERSGLASANSKLQATEIVGQTFLGGPVGSLTFALFAAFPFLIDSVAFVLGAVLLAALPGSYRPQRGDGGASSTAAGVRADIVQGIRWVRGHRLVRRLVLVVCLVSLVSEMAQAQLVLYALEDLHLSEAAFGAFAFAGGIGGLLGAAVASKLLGRFGGTVTLVSGVVASGAAFLAMGLSSNPVASSMLFGLFASAIVVVNVMLATARHMLVPGELLGRVIGVWRTVAWGALPVGALLGGVTTRWLGSPSATFVLSGAGLLVVALVALGTVRTDGLMPADRS, encoded by the coding sequence ATGAGTGAAGGCCTCGTCACCCCGGAAGGCGCCCACAAACGGCTCAACCGGCTACTGGGTTCCAGTGCGTTCGCCAACCTCGGCGACGGCATCGCGAAGGTGGCCTTTCCACTGCTCGCGGCCACCGCGACCCGCGATCCGGTGCTCATCGCGGGTCTTTCCGCCGCACAGTTCCTGCCGTGGCTGCTGTTCGGCGTGCTGGCGGGTGCGCTGCTCGATCGCATCGACCGTCGCAGAGCCGTCGTCGTGGCCAACACCGTGCGCGCCGTGGTGGTCGGGCTCCTCGGTCTGCTCGTCCACCTCGATGCCGCGAACATCTGGCTGATCTACGCGGCGGCCTTGCTCGTGGGGCTCGCCGAGACCGTCGCGGACAGCGCGACGAACGTGTTGATTCCGTCCGTTGTGGAGCGCAGCGGTCTCGCGAGCGCCAACAGCAAGCTCCAGGCCACGGAGATCGTGGGCCAGACCTTCCTCGGCGGCCCCGTGGGCAGTCTGACGTTCGCGCTGTTCGCCGCCTTCCCCTTCCTCATCGACTCGGTGGCCTTCGTGCTGGGGGCCGTCCTGCTGGCCGCGCTGCCGGGAAGCTACCGGCCACAACGCGGCGACGGCGGGGCTTCCTCCACGGCCGCCGGCGTTCGCGCGGATATCGTCCAGGGCATCCGCTGGGTACGCGGCCACCGGCTGGTGCGGCGGCTCGTTCTCGTCGTCTGCCTGGTCAGCCTCGTCAGCGAGATGGCGCAGGCCCAGCTCGTGCTCTACGCGCTTGAGGACCTTCACCTCAGCGAGGCCGCCTTCGGCGCGTTCGCCTTCGCGGGCGGCATCGGCGGGCTGCTCGGAGCTGCCGTCGCGTCGAAGCTGCTCGGCCGTTTCGGCGGCACGGTCACGCTCGTGAGCGGGGTCGTGGCAAGCGGGGCCGCGTTCCTCGCGATGGGTCTCAGCTCGAACCCCGTCGCGTCGAGCATGCTCTTCGGTCTTTTCGCCTCAGCCATCGTGGTCGTGAACGTCATGCTCGCGACAGCGCGGCACATGCTCGTTCCCGGTGAGTTGCTCGGCAGGGTGATCGGGGTCTGGCGCACGGTGGCGTGGGGCGCTCTGCCCGTCGGCGCTCTGCTCGGCGGAGTCACCACCCGCTGGCTCGGCTCGCCGAGCGCGACGTTCGTGCTCTCGGGAGCCGGACTGCTTGTGGTGGCGCTGGTGGCTCTCGGCACGGTACGCACCGACGGCCTCATGCCTGCCGACCGCTCCTGA
- the coaA gene encoding type I pantothenate kinase, giving the protein MPPRVRERSPYVELQRDQWRELRRSTPLPLTADELARLRGLGEQIDLREVAEVYLPLSRLINLQVAARQRLYEATTTFLGEDAHATKVPFVIGVAGSVAVGKSTTARILRTLLARWPDHPRVDLVTTDGFLYPRAELIRRGLMHRKGFPESYDRRALLRFVTEVKSGAEEVRAPVYSHLAYDILPGEEQVVRRPDILIVEGLNVLQPGPRLTVSDLFDFSIYVDAHTADIERWYVERFLELRHTAFADPASHFHHFAGLPDSEARSEALHLWKTINEPNLVENIRPTRPRATLVLRKDFDHSINRVRLRKL; this is encoded by the coding sequence ATGCCACCACGGGTCCGTGAGCGCAGTCCCTACGTCGAACTCCAGCGGGACCAGTGGCGCGAGCTGCGTCGCTCCACCCCGTTGCCGCTGACGGCCGACGAGCTGGCGCGGCTGCGCGGCCTCGGAGAGCAGATCGACCTCAGAGAGGTCGCGGAGGTGTACCTTCCGCTGTCCCGCTTGATCAACCTCCAGGTGGCGGCCCGCCAACGCCTCTACGAGGCCACGACCACCTTCCTCGGCGAGGACGCGCACGCCACCAAGGTCCCTTTCGTCATCGGTGTCGCGGGTAGCGTGGCGGTCGGCAAATCGACCACCGCACGCATCCTGCGGACGCTGCTGGCGCGCTGGCCCGACCATCCGAGGGTCGATCTGGTCACCACCGACGGCTTCCTCTACCCGCGCGCGGAGTTGATTCGCCGTGGCCTCATGCACCGCAAGGGCTTCCCCGAGAGCTACGACCGCCGTGCACTGCTGCGATTCGTCACCGAGGTGAAGTCGGGCGCCGAGGAGGTCAGAGCCCCCGTCTACTCCCACCTCGCCTACGACATCCTCCCCGGCGAGGAACAGGTGGTGCGCAGGCCCGACATCCTGATCGTCGAAGGGCTCAACGTCCTGCAACCGGGGCCCAGGCTCACGGTCTCCGACCTTTTCGACTTCTCCATCTACGTAGACGCCCACACCGCCGACATCGAGCGCTGGTACGTCGAGCGGTTCCTCGAACTGCGGCACACCGCGTTCGCCGACCCCGCGTCGCACTTCCACCACTTCGCAGGTCTTCCCGACAGCGAGGCGAGGTCCGAGGCACTGCACCTGTGGAAGACGATCAACGAGCCGAACCTCGTCGAGAACATCCGGCCGACCCGTCCCCGCGCGACTCTGGTGTTGCGAAAGGACTTCGACCACTCGATCAACCGGGTGCGCCTGCGCAAACTGTAG
- a CDS encoding metallopeptidase family protein, translating into MPVRMSRMRFEELVADALDQLPPEFASAMDNVVILVEDRNAEERDLLGLYHGVALTERGHDYGGVLPDRISIYREPILAICETEEDVVEEVLITVVHEVAHHFGIDDARLHELGWG; encoded by the coding sequence ATGCCGGTCCGGATGAGCAGGATGCGGTTCGAGGAACTCGTCGCCGACGCCCTCGACCAATTACCACCGGAGTTCGCCTCCGCGATGGACAACGTCGTGATCCTCGTCGAGGACCGCAACGCTGAGGAGCGCGATCTGCTCGGGCTCTACCACGGCGTCGCACTCACCGAACGCGGCCACGACTACGGAGGCGTGCTGCCCGACCGGATCTCGATTTATCGTGAACCGATCCTGGCGATCTGCGAGACGGAGGAGGATGTCGTCGAGGAAGTGCTGATCACCGTCGTCCACGAGGTGGCGCACCACTTCGGCATCGACGACGCCCGCCTACACGAACTCGGCTGGGGGTAA
- a CDS encoding macro domain-containing protein produces the protein MTAESGTHTWNGTGATTRAPELVLCALDDSLATAWHSVAEAASGFVRVHRGSVLDIRAQAVVSPGNGHGWMRGGVDAVYAQAFPGIEQQVRSTILAYHGGELPIGEAVVVPTGEALPEWLISAPTVREPGERLPDDTVHPYLAARAVFLLWRDGQFEHGTRFRDVVETIAMPGLGTGVAGVSPKTCARQIAAAWDEVFGAR, from the coding sequence GTGACCGCCGAATCAGGCACGCACACGTGGAACGGCACAGGCGCGACGACAAGGGCTCCGGAGCTGGTGTTGTGCGCACTCGACGACTCTCTCGCGACAGCCTGGCACAGCGTCGCCGAAGCCGCGAGCGGGTTCGTGCGAGTGCATCGAGGTTCGGTACTCGACATCCGGGCGCAGGCGGTGGTGAGCCCCGGTAACGGCCACGGCTGGATGCGCGGCGGTGTCGATGCCGTCTACGCACAGGCGTTCCCCGGCATCGAGCAGCAGGTGAGGAGCACGATCCTCGCCTATCACGGCGGCGAGCTGCCCATCGGCGAGGCTGTCGTCGTCCCCACCGGTGAGGCGCTGCCCGAGTGGTTGATCAGCGCCCCGACCGTGCGCGAGCCAGGTGAACGACTCCCCGACGACACCGTGCATCCCTACCTCGCCGCGCGGGCCGTGTTCCTGCTGTGGCGCGACGGCCAGTTCGAACACGGCACACGCTTCCGCGACGTCGTCGAGACCATCGCCATGCCGGGCCTCGGCACGGGAGTCGCCGGGGTGTCCCCGAAGACGTGCGCGCGGCAGATCGCCGCGGCCTGGGACGAGGTGTTCGGCGCCCGCTGA
- a CDS encoding type VII secretion target, with amino-acid sequence MGAPGYQVDPQKLRDHAGTIATIKAEVAEAGQAGHYVSGLDDAYGAILRMMYLPTALKDAQERVAGLIDSVGTQLEGLSDKLSTAAEKYETGEKESQERLKRPKDDIDRTDIIAV; translated from the coding sequence ATGGGTGCGCCCGGGTACCAGGTCGATCCACAGAAGTTGCGCGACCACGCCGGAACCATCGCGACGATCAAGGCGGAGGTGGCCGAGGCGGGGCAGGCGGGGCATTACGTGTCCGGCCTCGACGACGCCTACGGGGCCATTCTGCGGATGATGTACCTGCCCACCGCGCTGAAGGACGCGCAGGAACGGGTCGCGGGTCTCATCGATTCCGTCGGCACACAGCTGGAAGGACTCTCCGACAAGCTCTCCACCGCTGCCGAGAAGTACGAGACAGGCGAGAAGGAAAGCCAGGAGCGGCTCAAGCGGCCGAAGGACGACATCGACCGCACCGACATCATCGCGGTCTGA
- a CDS encoding YbaB/EbfC family nucleoid-associated protein: MSTPDRPSDPMAFANDLTEWAKNLERKAARYSELKGRLVGMSVTAQSPDGMARVTVDSNGVPTELTITERGRGADPAQLSHALTQTMRQAQAKLRDQVAQLTEATVGDDAAGRDIVQNYRERFTEPVMDEPPASGPRTLNLGAPAEEPAPSRPSEPRPSRPRPSSDGDDGSDGDDYFGGSVLRR; this comes from the coding sequence GTGAGCACACCCGATCGGCCGTCCGATCCCATGGCCTTTGCCAACGACCTGACCGAATGGGCGAAGAACCTGGAGCGGAAGGCGGCGCGGTATTCGGAGCTCAAGGGCCGTCTCGTCGGGATGTCGGTGACCGCACAGTCACCGGACGGTATGGCGAGGGTCACCGTGGACTCCAACGGTGTCCCGACGGAGTTGACGATTACCGAACGGGGCAGGGGAGCCGACCCCGCGCAGCTCTCACACGCGTTGACGCAGACGATGCGGCAGGCACAGGCGAAACTGCGGGACCAGGTGGCCCAGCTCACCGAGGCGACCGTCGGCGACGACGCGGCAGGAAGGGACATCGTCCAGAACTACCGCGAGCGATTCACCGAACCGGTCATGGACGAACCACCTGCTTCGGGGCCGCGCACCCTGAACCTCGGCGCGCCTGCCGAGGAACCCGCACCGTCGCGGCCGTCGGAACCGCGACCCTCACGTCCGCGTCCCAGCTCAGACGGTGACGACGGTTCCGACGGCGACGACTACTTCGGCGGTTCGGTACTGCGGCGCTGA
- the pheA gene encoding prephenate dehydratase: MSRIAYFGPAGTFTEQAARSLADGRELVPVETIPAAMAAVRGGEAELACVPVENSVEGPVTATLDGLAEDSPLVAVAEALLPVHFTVLTRPGTETVRTVASHPHALAQVRHWLELNLPEATTVAASSTAAAAVAVCEGEYDAAVTAPVAARTYPLRVLAEGVADVPDARTRFLLLATPGTLPAPTGADRTSIVASTANRTGALAELLTELASRGINLTRIDARPIKGNFGFYRFFLDIEGHVAEARIGDALAALKRRCDVRFLGSHPRADGVRATVGEMATDEDFAEAATWVEAVRSGRQA; the protein is encoded by the coding sequence ATGTCGCGCATCGCCTATTTCGGCCCTGCTGGGACGTTCACGGAGCAGGCCGCCCGCAGCCTCGCCGACGGCAGGGAGCTCGTGCCGGTGGAGACGATCCCCGCCGCGATGGCCGCCGTGCGCGGGGGCGAGGCCGAGCTGGCGTGCGTTCCTGTGGAGAACTCCGTCGAGGGGCCCGTGACCGCCACGCTCGACGGCCTCGCCGAGGATTCGCCGCTCGTGGCGGTGGCCGAGGCACTGCTGCCGGTGCACTTCACGGTGCTGACGAGGCCGGGCACGGAAACCGTGCGCACGGTCGCGAGTCATCCTCATGCACTCGCGCAGGTCAGGCACTGGCTGGAGCTCAACCTTCCCGAGGCGACCACCGTCGCGGCGTCCTCGACGGCCGCGGCAGCCGTTGCCGTGTGCGAGGGCGAGTACGACGCGGCCGTCACCGCTCCCGTTGCCGCGCGGACCTATCCTCTTCGCGTGCTGGCGGAGGGCGTGGCCGACGTGCCCGACGCGCGAACGCGGTTCCTGCTGCTGGCCACGCCGGGGACATTGCCTGCCCCGACGGGCGCCGACAGGACGTCGATCGTCGCCTCGACGGCCAACCGCACCGGAGCGCTCGCCGAACTACTCACCGAACTGGCCTCTCGCGGCATCAACCTCACCCGTATCGACGCCCGCCCGATCAAGGGCAACTTCGGGTTCTACCGCTTCTTCCTCGATATCGAGGGCCATGTCGCCGAGGCCAGGATCGGTGACGCGCTCGCCGCACTGAAACGGCGGTGCGACGTGCGTTTCCTCGGTTCGCACCCGAGGGCAGATGGGGTGCGCGCCACGGTTGGCGAGATGGCGACCGACGAGGACTTCGCCGAGGCGGCGACGTGGGTCGAGGCGGTCAGGAGCGGTCGGCAGGCATGA